The genomic segment attaCTAAAATCTAAGGATATTTTTGTCGAATTTTCGACGGAATTAGTAactttcttatatatttatgaatttaatttttgagttgGGTCATTAGAAACTCATGGCCCATAAAAACAGCCCACTAGCTATCTAGCAAAGTAGCAAACGAATCCAGGAGATAAGAAGATTGAGGATCATTGTTAGCCACCTGATCAGCATACTATAAATAAAGGCTGATTTTTGGATTCCCACCATGTAAGGAAAACACTCAATCCTAGCCTCCACTTCACTTGTgccaaaaaagatgaaaaaataaaaaaaaaatgaaaagacaagACAAGACATGTGTGGATAGAAAGTGAAGTTGATAACATCAGTTCCACGGtccttttttgagtttttagaaAACACAGTTTAGTTTGTTATGGCTTCAATCCTAAGTACAACCCATCTTACTCTCGCTTCCAATCCTCAAAGTTCTCAACCTTTTTTGCCTAAACTCAACTCTCAGTTTCTGGGTCTTCAAAGTAATGTTGGTTGGTTAAGACCCTGTAGAATTGGACCCTCCAATGGGTCAAGAGCAAAGTGCTGGTTCAAATTTGGTAAAAATGGTGTTGATGCTGAAGGTGCTGGCATTTATGGCAGCCAGACGCGTGATGACTTTGACAGAGATGATGTTGAGCAGGTcctctttccttctctctcttttgacACTTTAGCTGCC from the Populus nigra chromosome 1, ddPopNigr1.1, whole genome shotgun sequence genome contains:
- the LOC133694235 gene encoding protein LHCP TRANSLOCATION DEFECT is translated as MASILSTTHLTLASNPQSSQPFLPKLNSQFLGLQSNVGWLRPCRIGPSNGSRAKCWFKFGKNGVDAEGAGIYGSQTRDDFDRDDVEQYFNYMGMLAVEGTYDKMEALLSQNIHPVDILLMLAASEGDKPKIEELLRAGAGYDIKDADGRTALDRANEETKDFILGLSVRKA